The following are encoded in a window of Sinomonas cyclohexanicum genomic DNA:
- the ilvN gene encoding acetolactate synthase small subunit translates to MSRHTLSVLVEDKPGVLTRVAGLFARRSFNIHSLAVGPTEVDGISRVTVVVDAEGDLLEQVTKQLNKLVNVIKIVELLPENSVQRDHLLIKVRADAVTRLQVTQAVELFRASIVDVSTDSLVVEATGTSEKIQALLAVLEPFGVREIVQSGTLAIGRGSRSMSDRALRAS, encoded by the coding sequence ATGTCGCGCCACACCCTGTCCGTGCTGGTCGAGGACAAGCCCGGCGTCCTCACCCGCGTCGCGGGCCTGTTTGCCCGCCGCTCGTTCAACATCCACTCCCTCGCCGTGGGCCCCACCGAGGTCGACGGCATCTCGCGGGTCACCGTGGTGGTCGACGCCGAGGGAGACCTCCTCGAGCAGGTCACCAAGCAGCTGAACAAGCTCGTCAACGTCATCAAGATCGTCGAGCTCCTCCCCGAGAACTCGGTCCAGCGCGACCACCTGCTCATCAAGGTCCGCGCCGACGCCGTCACCCGGCTTCAGGTCACCCAGGCGGTCGAACTGTTCCGCGCCTCGATCGTGGACGTCTCGACCGACTCCCTCGTGGTTGAGGCCACCGGCACGAGCGAGAAGATCCAGGCGCTCCTGGCGGTCCTCGAGCCGTTCGGCGTCCGCGAGATCGTCCAGTCCGGGACGCTCGCGATCGGACGCGGCTCGCGGTCCATGAGCGATCGCGCCCTCCGCGCCAGCTAG
- the ilvD gene encoding dihydroxy-acid dehydratase: MTERSGTTGVSTTAASATSGAVDPKPRSRVVTDGIHAAPARGMLRAVGFGDEDFAKPQVGIASSWNEITPCNLSLDRLAKAAKEGVHAAGGFPMQFGTISVSDGISMGHVGMHFSLVSREIIADSVETVMQAERIDGQVLLAGCDKSLPGMLMAAARLDVASVFLYAGSIMPGWVKLEDGTEKDVTLIDAFEAVGACAAGRMTTGDLDRIERAICPGEGACGGMYTANTMASAAEALGMSLPGSAAPPSADRRRDMFAHRSGQAVVNLLRQGITARDILTREAFENAIAVVMAFGGSTNSVLHLLAIAREAEVELELRDFNRIGDRVPHLGDLKPFGRYVMYDLDRVGGVPVVMRALLDAGLVHGDALTVTGRTVAENLAEIAPPDLDGKIVRAMDNPIHRTGGLSILHGSLAPEGAVVKTAGFDAEVFEGAARVFEREQGALDALDAGQIAAGDVVVIRYEGPKGGPGMREMLAITGAIKGAGLGKEVLLLTDGRFSGGTTGLCIGHVAPEAVDAGPIALVRDGDRIRVDIPNRTLDLLVDDAELAARREGWEPLPARFTRGVLSKYAKLVHSASEGAVLG, from the coding sequence ATGACCGAGCGCAGCGGGACGACTGGTGTGAGCACGACGGCGGCCTCCGCCACTTCGGGGGCGGTCGATCCCAAGCCGCGCAGCCGCGTGGTCACGGACGGCATCCATGCGGCTCCCGCGCGGGGCATGCTGCGTGCGGTCGGCTTCGGCGACGAGGACTTCGCCAAGCCGCAGGTCGGGATCGCGAGCTCGTGGAACGAGATCACCCCATGCAACCTCTCGCTGGACCGGCTCGCCAAGGCCGCCAAGGAGGGCGTGCACGCGGCGGGCGGGTTCCCCATGCAGTTCGGCACCATCTCGGTGTCCGACGGCATCTCGATGGGGCACGTGGGCATGCACTTCTCCCTCGTCTCCCGCGAGATCATCGCGGACTCGGTCGAGACGGTCATGCAGGCCGAGCGGATCGATGGGCAGGTCCTGCTGGCGGGCTGCGACAAGTCGCTGCCCGGCATGCTCATGGCCGCCGCGCGCCTCGACGTCGCGAGCGTGTTCCTCTACGCGGGCTCGATCATGCCCGGCTGGGTCAAGCTCGAGGACGGCACCGAGAAGGATGTGACGCTCATCGACGCGTTCGAGGCCGTCGGGGCCTGCGCCGCGGGGCGGATGACCACTGGAGACCTCGACCGGATCGAGCGCGCCATCTGCCCCGGCGAGGGCGCCTGCGGCGGCATGTACACGGCCAACACGATGGCGAGCGCTGCCGAGGCCCTCGGCATGTCGCTCCCGGGCTCCGCCGCGCCGCCGTCCGCGGACCGGCGCCGCGACATGTTCGCGCACCGCTCCGGCCAGGCGGTCGTGAACCTCCTGCGGCAGGGCATCACCGCCCGGGACATCCTCACCCGGGAGGCTTTCGAGAATGCGATCGCCGTGGTCATGGCCTTCGGCGGCTCGACCAACTCCGTGCTGCACCTGCTCGCGATCGCGCGCGAGGCGGAAGTGGAGCTCGAGCTGCGGGACTTCAATCGGATCGGGGACCGGGTCCCGCACCTGGGCGACCTCAAGCCGTTCGGCCGCTACGTCATGTATGACCTCGACCGCGTGGGCGGCGTGCCCGTCGTCATGCGCGCGCTGCTCGACGCCGGGCTGGTGCACGGCGACGCGCTCACCGTTACCGGCAGGACCGTGGCCGAGAACCTCGCCGAGATCGCGCCGCCGGACCTCGACGGCAAGATCGTGCGCGCCATGGACAACCCGATCCACCGCACCGGCGGACTCTCGATCCTGCACGGCTCGCTCGCGCCCGAGGGTGCAGTGGTGAAGACGGCTGGGTTCGACGCCGAGGTGTTCGAGGGCGCCGCCCGCGTGTTCGAGCGCGAGCAGGGCGCCCTCGACGCGCTCGACGCCGGGCAGATCGCGGCGGGCGACGTCGTCGTGATCCGTTACGAGGGCCCCAAGGGCGGCCCGGGCATGCGGGAGATGCTCGCCATCACCGGCGCCATCAAGGGCGCCGGCCTCGGCAAGGAGGTCCTGCTGCTCACCGACGGCCGGTTCTCCGGGGGCACCACCGGGCTGTGCATCGGCCACGTCGCGCCGGAGGCGGTCGACGCCGGCCCCATCGCCCTCGTGCGCGACGGCGACCGGATCCGCGTCGACATCCCGAACCGTACGCTGGACCTGCTGGTGGACGACGCCGAGCTGGCCGCGCGGCGAGAGGGCTGGGAGCCGCTCCCGGCCCGCTTCACACGGGGGGTGCTGTCGAAGTACGCCAAGCTCGTGCATTCCGCGAGCGAGGGCGCCGTCTTGGGGTGA
- a CDS encoding LysR family transcriptional regulator: protein MDFRRLLLLRELADRRTVGATADALGITPSAVSQQLKLLQEELGIVLLERQGRGISLTEAGEAMAAAAAGVAVAMARAEATAAGYRRGEQATVTAVFFPSAAEMFLPGLLDRAAERDGLRIDARLEDPNVQGFVDLAADADIVLGHSVNGPEEFVRSGLVVELLLEEPLDVALPAGHALAEAAVLEPADVAPWPWIGVPAGFPFDTVLRQIELQAGRTLERTQLMPDLRAMEALVGGGHGLSLMPRFTARNALRSGLVLRPLAGVHATRSIVLLARAEVAARPTVRSVMDMVHDEAERVLAGDGLNG, encoded by the coding sequence ATGGACTTCCGCCGACTGCTGCTCCTGCGGGAGCTGGCCGATCGCCGCACCGTCGGTGCGACGGCCGACGCCCTGGGGATCACGCCGTCGGCCGTCTCGCAGCAGCTCAAGCTCCTGCAGGAGGAGCTGGGGATCGTGCTCCTCGAGCGCCAGGGCCGCGGCATCAGCCTCACCGAGGCGGGGGAGGCGATGGCCGCGGCGGCCGCGGGCGTCGCGGTCGCCATGGCGCGGGCCGAGGCGACGGCGGCCGGGTACCGCCGGGGCGAGCAGGCGACCGTGACGGCGGTGTTCTTCCCCAGCGCGGCCGAGATGTTCCTCCCCGGGCTGTTGGACCGGGCGGCCGAGCGGGACGGTCTTCGTATCGACGCACGGCTCGAAGACCCCAACGTCCAGGGCTTCGTGGACCTCGCCGCGGACGCGGACATCGTCCTGGGCCACTCTGTCAACGGTCCCGAGGAATTCGTCCGTTCGGGGCTCGTGGTGGAGCTGCTCCTCGAGGAACCGCTGGACGTCGCGCTTCCGGCTGGGCACGCGCTGGCCGAGGCCGCAGTCCTCGAGCCGGCCGACGTGGCTCCCTGGCCGTGGATCGGGGTGCCGGCGGGCTTCCCCTTCGACACGGTCCTGCGCCAGATCGAGCTCCAGGCCGGCAGGACGCTCGAGCGCACGCAGCTCATGCCAGACCTTCGGGCCATGGAGGCGCTCGTGGGCGGCGGGCACGGGCTGAGCCTCATGCCGCGCTTCACCGCGCGGAATGCGCTGCGCAGCGGGCTCGTCCTGCGGCCGCTCGCGGGTGTGCACGCCACGCGGAGCATTGTGCTCCTGGCCCGGGCCGAGGTCGCCGCGCGGCCCACCGTCCGCTCGGTCATGGACATGGTCCACGACGAGGCCGAGCGTGTCCTCGCGGGCGACGGGCTGAACGGCTGA
- the bcp gene encoding thioredoxin-dependent thiol peroxidase encodes MTTPTPARRLAVGDAAPDFTLPDSTGGTTSLADLAGTRTILYFFPQVDTPACTQQACDFRDSLAGLAGAGLKVVGVSPDPAADVVAFAAEQNLGFLLLADEDHRVAEAYGTWGEKVNYGRAYQGLIRSTFVIGADGRIELAQYNVRAKGHVAKLHRDLKILPVD; translated from the coding sequence GTGACGACTCCGACTCCCGCCCGGCGGCTGGCCGTGGGCGATGCCGCCCCAGACTTCACCCTCCCCGACTCGACGGGCGGGACGACTTCGCTCGCCGACCTCGCCGGCACCCGTACCATCCTGTACTTCTTCCCCCAGGTGGACACACCCGCGTGCACCCAGCAGGCCTGCGACTTCCGAGACAGCCTCGCGGGCCTCGCCGGCGCGGGACTGAAGGTGGTGGGCGTCTCCCCCGACCCCGCCGCGGACGTGGTCGCGTTCGCCGCCGAGCAGAACCTCGGGTTCCTCCTCCTCGCGGACGAGGACCACCGCGTCGCCGAGGCCTACGGGACATGGGGGGAGAAGGTGAACTACGGGCGCGCCTATCAGGGGCTCATCCGCTCGACGTTCGTCATCGGCGCGGACGGCCGGATCGAGCTTGCCCAGTACAACGTCCGAGCCAAGGGCCACGTCGCGAAGCTCCACAGGGATCTGAAGATCCTCCCGGTAGACTGA
- a CDS encoding ABC transporter substrate-binding protein has translation MTRQVLECLVTTDPETGAPAPALATSWTQSSDLMSWTFTLREGVSFHDGAPFNAAAVKANFDRWFSFTPQFRATHPGVSFTSVFKAHADQASLSLYKACTIVSEHEVRIDLTQPLTSFLAAMTAPGFAISSPAALTAGTADVEDQPSSGIKISKYAQHPVGTGPFQFRSWTKDAVVLESSQGYWGTRGQIAQLSFVVYDTPQSRLQALVAGTIDGYDAVTIDNIETLVRKGFQVVRRDPFSVMYLGMNQSVPLLQNDKVRQAIAMGINKDAVIKPYFLEDTKPASQFVPPKLSGFNTPGGFPGYDPEKAKRLLSEAGYKGEELPFFYPLNVTRLYLPSPEKVYAELSAQLTLLGLNIKPVPVDWSDGYLQKVTSPGDHAFHLLGRYGTFADPDDFLAPLFGAKSGEFGFFDAQIFSKIERARGLPDGTDRTQAYQNINAQIGSSAPAVPIAFPISAVAVSSRVATYPTSPVLNETFNHVTLAAG, from the coding sequence GTGACCCGGCAGGTCCTCGAATGCCTCGTCACCACTGACCCGGAAACGGGGGCTCCCGCCCCGGCCCTCGCCACCAGTTGGACGCAGAGCTCAGACCTCATGTCCTGGACCTTCACGCTCCGCGAGGGCGTGTCCTTCCACGACGGCGCGCCGTTCAACGCCGCCGCAGTCAAGGCCAACTTCGACCGGTGGTTCTCGTTCACCCCCCAGTTCCGGGCGACCCACCCTGGGGTGTCGTTCACGTCCGTCTTCAAGGCGCATGCCGACCAGGCCTCGCTCTCGCTCTACAAGGCCTGCACGATCGTGAGCGAGCACGAGGTCCGGATCGACCTCACCCAGCCGCTGACGAGCTTCCTCGCCGCCATGACGGCGCCAGGGTTCGCGATCTCCTCCCCGGCCGCGCTGACGGCGGGCACCGCGGACGTCGAGGACCAGCCGTCGTCGGGCATCAAGATCTCCAAGTACGCCCAGCACCCGGTAGGCACCGGGCCATTCCAGTTCCGCTCGTGGACCAAGGACGCCGTAGTCCTCGAGTCGTCGCAGGGCTACTGGGGCACCCGGGGCCAGATCGCCCAGCTCTCCTTCGTGGTCTACGACACCCCCCAGAGCCGCCTTCAGGCGCTCGTTGCCGGCACGATCGACGGCTATGACGCCGTCACCATCGACAACATCGAGACTCTGGTGCGCAAGGGCTTCCAGGTGGTCCGCCGCGACCCGTTCTCGGTGATGTACCTCGGGATGAACCAGTCAGTTCCGCTCCTGCAGAACGACAAGGTGCGCCAGGCCATCGCGATGGGCATCAACAAGGACGCGGTGATCAAGCCGTATTTCCTCGAGGACACGAAGCCCGCCTCGCAGTTCGTCCCACCCAAGCTCAGCGGGTTCAACACTCCGGGCGGCTTCCCGGGCTACGACCCTGAGAAGGCCAAACGGCTCCTGAGCGAGGCGGGGTACAAGGGCGAGGAGCTCCCCTTCTTCTACCCGCTCAACGTCACGCGGCTCTACCTGCCGAGCCCCGAGAAGGTCTACGCCGAGCTCTCCGCGCAGCTGACGCTGCTCGGGCTCAACATCAAGCCTGTCCCCGTGGACTGGTCCGACGGCTACCTGCAGAAGGTCACCTCACCCGGCGACCACGCGTTCCATCTCCTCGGACGGTACGGCACGTTCGCGGACCCGGATGACTTCCTCGCCCCGCTCTTCGGCGCGAAGAGCGGGGAGTTCGGCTTCTTCGACGCCCAGATCTTCAGCAAGATCGAGCGGGCGCGGGGCCTGCCGGACGGCACCGACCGTACGCAGGCCTATCAGAACATCAACGCGCAGATCGGTTCCTCGGCGCCGGCCGTTCCCATCGCGTTCCCCATCTCAGCGGTGGCGGTCTCCTCCCGGGTGGCGACCTACCCGACGTCGCCCGTGCTCAACGAGACGTTCAACCACGTCACGCTCGCCGCCGGCTGA
- a CDS encoding malate:quinone oxidoreductase, with product MTFISTTRSADVVLIGGGIMSATLGAFLKKLEPSWSIVLFERLDEVGLESSGPWNNAGTGHAAYCELNYTPQAKDGSVNPAKALGINEGYQLSRQFWSHLVDEGSIGDPSGFIHNVPHMSFVIGDAHADFLKARYEALHPNTLFSTMEHSEDPAQIAEWAPLVMNGRGAGRVAATRVAEGTDVDFGRLSKELVGFLGRSGVEVNYGTDVTDLERSRGGWSVATKHHASGERGGIHAKFVFVGAGGGALHLLQASGIAESKGYGGFPVSGQFLRSTVESVAVQHNAKVYGQASVGAPPMSVPHLDTRYVDGKRSLLFGPYAGFSTNFLKKGSLWDLPLSIRPSNIIPMLAVAKDNMDLTAYLIKEVAKSREKKLDALREYFPEASGEGWELITAGQRVQIIKKDAAKGGVLQFGTEVITARDGSIGALLGASPGASTAVPIMLELMQRCFPKNFKGWEPKLTEMMPGYGVKLNDNPELAAEVATSTSASLGLTAAAH from the coding sequence GTGACCTTCATTTCCACCACCCGATCTGCCGATGTCGTTCTGATCGGCGGGGGCATCATGAGCGCCACCCTCGGCGCATTCCTCAAGAAGCTGGAACCCAGCTGGAGCATCGTGCTCTTCGAGCGCCTCGACGAGGTGGGGCTCGAGAGCTCTGGTCCCTGGAACAACGCCGGGACGGGACACGCGGCCTACTGCGAGCTCAACTACACCCCCCAGGCCAAGGACGGCTCGGTCAACCCCGCCAAGGCGCTGGGCATCAACGAGGGCTACCAGCTCTCCCGCCAGTTCTGGTCGCACCTCGTGGACGAGGGCAGCATCGGCGATCCCTCGGGCTTCATCCACAACGTCCCGCACATGAGCTTCGTCATCGGCGACGCGCACGCGGACTTCCTCAAGGCCCGCTACGAGGCGCTCCACCCGAACACCCTGTTCTCCACGATGGAGCACAGTGAGGACCCGGCGCAGATCGCCGAGTGGGCGCCCCTCGTCATGAACGGGCGCGGCGCCGGCCGCGTCGCGGCGACGCGCGTGGCCGAGGGTACCGACGTCGACTTCGGCCGTCTGTCCAAGGAGCTCGTGGGCTTCCTCGGTCGCAGCGGGGTCGAGGTCAACTACGGCACGGACGTGACGGACCTCGAGCGGTCACGCGGCGGCTGGAGCGTCGCGACGAAGCACCATGCCTCGGGCGAGCGGGGCGGCATCCACGCCAAGTTCGTGTTCGTCGGCGCGGGCGGCGGCGCCCTGCACCTGCTCCAGGCCTCCGGCATCGCCGAGAGCAAGGGCTACGGCGGCTTCCCCGTCTCGGGCCAGTTCCTGCGCAGCACCGTCGAGTCCGTAGCGGTCCAGCACAACGCCAAGGTCTACGGCCAGGCCTCGGTCGGGGCACCGCCGATGTCGGTCCCCCACCTCGACACGCGGTACGTCGACGGGAAGCGGTCCCTCCTGTTCGGCCCCTACGCCGGCTTCTCGACCAACTTCCTGAAGAAGGGCTCGCTCTGGGACCTGCCCCTCTCCATCCGCCCCAGCAACATCATCCCGATGCTCGCTGTGGCCAAGGACAACATGGACCTCACGGCATACCTCATCAAGGAGGTCGCCAAGAGCCGCGAGAAGAAGCTCGACGCCCTGCGGGAGTACTTCCCGGAGGCTTCGGGCGAGGGCTGGGAGCTCATCACGGCCGGCCAGCGTGTCCAGATCATCAAGAAGGACGCGGCCAAGGGCGGCGTGCTCCAGTTCGGCACCGAGGTCATCACGGCCCGAGACGGCTCGATCGGTGCCCTCCTCGGCGCCTCGCCGGGCGCCTCCACCGCCGTGCCGATCATGCTCGAGCTCATGCAGCGCTGCTTCCCGAAGAACTTCAAGGGCTGGGAGCCGAAGCTGACGGAGATGATGCCCGGCTACGGCGTCAAGCTCAACGACAACCCGGAGCTCGCGGCCGAGGTCGCCACGAGCACCTCCGCATCCCTCGGCCTCACCGCGGCCGCACACTGA
- a CDS encoding efflux RND transporter permease subunit has translation MFRLARLSMANRALIALIMVFASVFGVITAGSLKQELIPSIEFPQLTVVTSMAGASPDVVDKQIGQPLEKALQAVEGLESSASTSRTGVSTIRLSFQYGTNLDRARNQIDRAISNVKSQLPADASPNTLAGSISDFPIVFIAASSDRPLSELDTQLIQQAVPKLTKIDGVRSVDVTGGATQHLQIQPDPAAMAGRGVDIGSIRTALQNSGALVPIGTVTEQGKTLSLQAGSPVDSTDAVKGLPLTGAKQPTTIGDVAAVTIEDDAATSITRTDGKPTLALSVTKKPEGDTVAISHAVRDALPQLASDLGSNAKLTTVFDQAPFIEKSIRDLTTEGALGLGFAVLTILVFLLSVRSTLVTAVSIPLSLLITFIGLFAAGYSLNILTLGALTIAIGRVVDDSIVVIENIKRHLSYGEEKTTAILNAVREVAAAVTASTLTTVAVFLPIAFVGNLAGELFRPFALTVTIALLASLAVALTIVPVLAYWFLGHKSPGAVNRAEIEAEAHEKERRSLLQRGYLPILRRTQKHPVITLVAGALILVGTFALTPLLPTNLLGNTGQNNFTVTQKLDPGTSLDATSAAAAKVEDALKGVDGIQTVQVTIGNSTTGFSAFLSSGASNATFTVITDESKDQAALQQQVRDAVGRLSGVGTVAVGSQQSGFGTASTVDVTVKAPDSASLAKANDAVVAALQDIPGATGVASNLAAGQPVVQVKVDRAKAAAVGLNEQQISTALASTVSPIPAGTVRIDTTDYPVRIGKGTQFQSIDAVRSMPIAGAPGGLTLGQIASVTAVDVPVTVTSTAGQRTATVSVTPGDTNLGSVSGEVTKRVANLALDGGATASVGGAASQQAQSFQQLGLALLAAIAIVYVIMVAAFKSLLQPLVLLVSVPFAATGAILLLLATRIPLGLPSLIGLLMLVGIVVTNAIVLIDLINQYRRPHLGRGPLPLAEAIEHGARQRLRPILMTALATIFALTPMALGLTGGGGFISQPLAVVVIGGLVSSTALTLVLVPVLYRLVEGRLEKRRLLRDLKRTPEAPADDDVDADEGDWTTGAVPKVTGRRAAKA, from the coding sequence ATGTTCCGGCTCGCCCGCCTCTCCATGGCGAACAGGGCGCTGATCGCGCTCATCATGGTCTTTGCCTCGGTCTTCGGGGTCATCACGGCGGGGAGCCTCAAACAGGAGCTCATCCCGTCGATCGAGTTCCCGCAGCTCACCGTGGTCACGTCGATGGCCGGCGCGTCGCCGGACGTCGTGGACAAGCAGATCGGCCAGCCCCTCGAGAAGGCGCTTCAGGCCGTCGAGGGCCTCGAAAGCAGCGCCTCGACCTCCCGCACCGGCGTCTCCACGATCCGGCTCTCCTTCCAGTACGGGACCAATCTGGACCGCGCGCGGAACCAGATCGACCGCGCCATCTCCAACGTCAAGTCACAGCTGCCGGCTGACGCCTCGCCGAACACGCTCGCGGGCAGCATCAGCGACTTCCCGATCGTCTTCATCGCCGCGTCCTCGGACAGGCCGCTCAGCGAGCTCGACACCCAGCTGATCCAGCAGGCTGTGCCGAAGCTGACGAAGATCGACGGCGTGCGCAGCGTCGACGTGACCGGCGGCGCCACGCAGCACCTCCAGATCCAGCCGGACCCCGCCGCGATGGCCGGCCGCGGCGTCGACATCGGCTCGATCCGCACCGCGCTGCAGAACAGCGGCGCCCTCGTTCCGATCGGGACGGTGACCGAGCAAGGGAAGACGCTCTCGCTCCAGGCCGGCAGCCCCGTGGACTCGACCGACGCCGTGAAGGGGCTGCCGCTCACGGGTGCCAAGCAGCCGACGACGATCGGCGACGTCGCCGCCGTCACCATCGAGGACGACGCCGCGACGTCCATCACCCGCACCGACGGCAAGCCGACGCTCGCGCTGTCGGTGACGAAGAAGCCCGAGGGCGACACGGTCGCCATCTCGCACGCCGTCCGCGACGCGCTCCCTCAGCTCGCCTCGGACCTCGGCTCGAACGCGAAGCTCACCACCGTGTTCGACCAGGCGCCGTTCATCGAGAAGTCCATCCGCGACCTGACCACGGAGGGCGCCCTCGGTCTCGGGTTCGCCGTCCTGACGATCCTCGTGTTCCTGCTCTCGGTCCGCTCCACGCTCGTCACGGCGGTGTCGATCCCGCTCTCGCTGCTCATCACGTTCATCGGGCTGTTCGCTGCGGGCTACTCGCTGAACATCCTGACACTCGGGGCGCTCACCATCGCGATCGGCCGCGTCGTGGACGACTCGATCGTGGTCATCGAGAACATCAAGCGGCACCTGAGCTACGGCGAAGAGAAGACGACGGCGATCCTCAACGCCGTGCGCGAGGTCGCCGCGGCGGTGACCGCCTCGACGCTCACGACGGTCGCGGTGTTCCTCCCGATCGCGTTCGTGGGCAACCTCGCCGGCGAGCTGTTCCGCCCGTTCGCGCTCACGGTCACGATCGCCCTGCTCGCCTCGCTCGCCGTCGCGCTCACCATCGTGCCGGTGCTCGCGTACTGGTTCCTGGGCCACAAGTCCCCCGGCGCGGTGAACCGCGCCGAGATCGAGGCCGAGGCACACGAGAAGGAGCGGCGGAGCCTGCTCCAGCGGGGCTATCTGCCGATCCTCCGCCGCACGCAGAAGCATCCCGTGATCACCCTCGTGGCCGGGGCCCTCATCCTCGTCGGGACGTTCGCCCTCACCCCGCTGCTGCCGACCAACCTGCTCGGCAACACGGGCCAGAACAACTTCACGGTCACCCAGAAGCTCGACCCGGGCACGAGCCTCGACGCGACGAGCGCCGCGGCCGCGAAGGTCGAGGACGCGCTCAAGGGCGTCGACGGGATCCAGACCGTCCAGGTGACCATCGGCAACTCGACGACCGGGTTCAGCGCGTTCCTCTCCTCGGGCGCCTCGAACGCGACCTTCACCGTCATCACCGACGAGTCCAAGGACCAGGCGGCGCTCCAGCAGCAGGTGCGTGACGCCGTCGGGCGTCTCTCGGGGGTGGGCACGGTCGCCGTGGGGAGCCAGCAGAGCGGATTCGGCACGGCGTCGACCGTCGACGTGACGGTCAAGGCGCCCGACTCCGCCTCGCTCGCGAAGGCGAACGACGCCGTCGTCGCGGCCCTGCAGGACATCCCCGGCGCGACCGGCGTAGCGAGCAACCTCGCCGCCGGACAGCCGGTGGTCCAGGTCAAGGTGGACCGGGCGAAGGCCGCGGCCGTGGGGCTGAACGAGCAGCAGATCAGTACGGCCCTCGCCTCGACGGTGAGCCCGATCCCCGCCGGGACCGTGCGCATCGACACGACGGACTACCCGGTCCGCATCGGGAAGGGCACCCAGTTCCAGAGCATCGACGCGGTGCGCTCGATGCCGATCGCCGGCGCGCCCGGAGGGCTCACCCTCGGGCAGATCGCATCGGTGACCGCTGTCGACGTCCCGGTGACCGTGACGAGCACGGCCGGGCAGCGCACCGCGACCGTCTCCGTGACCCCGGGAGACACGAACCTCGGCTCGGTCAGCGGCGAGGTCACCAAGCGCGTGGCGAACCTGGCGCTCGACGGCGGCGCCACGGCTTCCGTGGGCGGTGCGGCGAGCCAGCAGGCCCAGTCCTTCCAGCAGCTCGGCCTGGCCCTCCTCGCCGCGATCGCGATCGTCTACGTCATCATGGTCGCGGCGTTCAAGAGCCTCCTGCAGCCGCTCGTGCTGCTCGTCTCGGTCCCGTTCGCGGCGACCGGCGCGATCCTGCTCCTGCTGGCGACCCGCATCCCCCTCGGGCTGCCGTCCCTCATCGGCCTGCTCATGCTCGTGGGCATCGTCGTGACGAACGCGATCGTGCTCATCGACCTCATCAACCAGTACCGGCGCCCGCACCTGGGCCGGGGCCCCCTGCCGCTCGCGGAGGCGATCGAGCACGGCGCGCGCCAGCGGCTCCGCCCGATCCTCATGACCGCGCTTGCGACGATCTTCGCGCTCACCCCGATGGCGCTCGGGCTCACCGGCGGCGGGGGCTTCATCTCGCAGCCGCTCGCCGTCGTCGTGATCGGCGGGCTCGTGTCCTCGACGGCGCTCACGCTCGTGCTCGTGCCCGTGCTCTACCGGCTCGTCGAGGGCCGCCTCGAGAAGCGCCGGCTCCTGCGCGACCTCAAGCGCACCCCGGAGGCGCCGGCCGACGACGACGTCGATGCAGACGAGGGAGACTGGACGACCGGCGCCGTGCCCAAGGTCACGGGACGCCGCGCGGCGAAGGCCTGA